TTTCTTTATGCTCTTCAAAGACTGAAACTGGCTGGGGCGGGAGGGTTCGAACCTCCGCATGGCGGAATCAAAATCCGCTGCCTTACCACTTGGCTACGCCCCAACAGGCCACGGGCCGCGCGATTCGCCCGGTCCGGGGTTGTTCTAATGGCTAAAGGGCGGTGCCGTAAAGGGGGAACCGCCCGGCTCCATGGTTCAGGCGGATGGTTCCAGCGGCAGGTCGACCATCGGGTCCGTGCCCGTGTCATGGGCCGTGCCGGCGGTAGTGGATTGCGGGGTGGCAGGCCCCAGTCCGGTAAAGCGGGCGGCGCGGTCCAGCGCCTGATCCAGGGCGGCCATGGTCAGGCCCATGTCCTGGCTGTCATCCCTGTCCCATGTACGCAGGGTCAGGGTCCATACGCCCAGCAGCGCCTGCAGGCGCACCGCACCGGCAAGCCCCGCCGTATCCAGCCCGGCAGCATCCGCGATCCACTTCATGCTTTCCACCGTGGCGCCACCCAGCAGCAGCGCCAGCGGCGGGTCCAGCGGCACCGCACGCAGTACGGCGCGCACGCCCTCACGGTACTGCTGGAACACATCAAGGCGGCGCATGAGCATGTCGAACAGCTTTTCGCGCACGCTGCCTTCGGAACCGTCCTCCACCAGTGCCGCCTCATCGGCCAGCCGGCCCAGGGTCAGCAGGACCATGGTCTTGCACGCAAAGCGCTTGCGCGCGGTCTCCAGGCTCAGCCCCGCATCGCGTGCGGCGTCAACGACCGTCGTGCGGCGCCACCCGTGCGAGGCGGCACGTTCCAGCGCGGAACGGAGAAGGGTGGCGTCAAACTGGTCGTTATCCATCGAAGGTTCGGTCTTCCGGGTCAGGGGTGTTCAGGTCAGTGCGAACCATGCGGCGCGCGCATGGTCATGAAACGGGCGACGGGCCCGACAGTTCACGTGCCCGCCGGGCGGCGGCCCTGATGGCCGTGGCCAGCGTGGCGGGCCACGCATCGGGTGCCATCAGTACCTCCAGCGCCTGCTGCGTGGTGCCGCCGGGGCTGGTCACGTTGCGGCGCAGGGTAGCGGCATCCACGCCGCTGCGGAGCATGAGCGCACCGGCCCCCGCCACGGTCTGGCGCGCAATCTGTCGGGCAAGTGCGGGGGGCAGGCCCTCCATGGTGCCGACCTGTTCCAGCAGTTCGGCCAGCAGGAAGACATAGGCCGGCCCGCTGCCGGATATAGCGGTCACCACATCCATCTGGTCTTCATGTTCGATCCAGGCCACATCACCCACGGCGCGCATCAGCCGCGTGCACAGGCTGCGCTGCGCGGCCGTGGCGGTGGGGGCATAGCACACGCTCATGCCCTGCCCGATGCTGCTGGGCGTGTTGGGCATGACGCGGATCACGACCGGCACCGGACTGCCCGCGGGCAGGGCCTTGTCCAACCCGTCCGTCAGGGCGCCTACCGTCCGGCCCGCCAGAACCGACAGGACCGGTGCGCGCAGGGCAAAGGGGGCGATGGCGGACATGACGGCATCCACCTTCTGCGGTTTGGTGGCCAGTACGATCATGCCGGGGTGGAAGGTGTCGGGTATCTCATCCATGCTGCGGACAAGATGGTGGGGCGCGGGGACGGAGGGGCGATGCCGGTCGAGGATGAAGGAAGGGGCAAGCCCTTCCTTCAGCCAGCCATCAAGCATGGCCCCCCCCATGTTCCCGCAGCCGACAAGCAGGATGGGGGGAAGCATGCCGTCCATCAGGCCATTCCCGCGCAGTCAAGCATGGCCGCTTCCAGCGCCTCTGCCGGTTTCTTGCCGCCCCACAGCACGAACTGGAAGGCGGGGTAGAAGCGCTCGCATTCGGTCAGGGCGATGTCGATCATGTCTTCCAGGCTTTCCATGGATGCGCCGCGTGAACCGCGCAGCAGCACGGCATGGCGGAAGACGGGCGTGCCGTGTTCAAGATCCATGCCGAAATGGCCGATCCACAGCCGCTCGTTGGCCAGGGCCACCAGTTCGAACAGGTTGTGGCGCTGCTCGGCAGGGACCTTGAGGTCGAACGTGCAGGTGAAATGCATGGCGCTGACTTCTTCCGACCAGCAGAAGAACAGGCCGTAATCGCACCATTTGCCCGGTGCCTCGGCCGCCATTTCCGAATCGCTGCGGCGTTCGAAATTCCAGTCATATCCGCCCACGATCTGTTCCATCAGATCGAGTGGATTCGTATTGCGTGTGCGTGTTGTCTGAGTCAGAGCAGGCATGTGGCACTCCCCGAAGCCGTCGTGGAGGAAATCCGGCTGGTGGCCGGATTCCGTGTCTCTGCAACCCGGTCCGTGTTCTGTTGCGGGGAATCAGGATGCGGACCGTGCTGTTACACTATGGCCCGCGGGCACCGGCTGCAAGTGTTGTGCTCAGGGGCCGGAACGCGGGGCGGGCGCGGTCAGGCTGGCTTCAAGATCGGATACGCGTTCTTCCAGGCGGGAGATGCGGTTTTCCATTTCCGCCTGGGCCAGGCGGGCGCGGGTGGCGACTTCGCGCACCACCTCGAATTCATCGCGGCGCACCAGGTTCAGGCTGCCGAGCGTTTCATCCACGCGCGCGCGGACGATGGCGCCGATTTCCTCGCGCACACCGGCCAGTGCCGAGAACGCGCCACCGGCCACACCGGCAAGATCATCAAGAATGCGGGGCCTGTCGGACATGATGGATACTCCAAGGACGTGCCGCGCTGCGTCTTTTGCCAGACCCCGCGCGGGATGAAAGCAGGCACTATAGACACATTGCCGCCTCAGGGCTATCCGCACGATGGGAATGGGCGCGCACGGGCGGCGCCCGCGGCATTCAGGAAACGGAATTCGGGCAAGCAGGGGAGCGCGGGACAGTGATCGTGATTACGGGTGGCGCGGGCTTTATCGGTTCATGCATGCAGCAGGCACTTCATGCGCGTGGCGTGGAGACGGTGGTGGTGGACTGGCTGGGCAGCGCGGGCAAGTGGCGCAACCTGCGCCACCATGCTCCCTGCCGGATCATAGCCCCCGAGGTGCTGGATGGATGGCTCGCGACCCGGCCGGATGTATCGGCCGTCATCCACCTTGGCGCCATAAGCGAGACCACGGCCACGGATGGGGACCTGGTGTGGCGTACCAACGTGGACCTGTCCGACCGGCTGGCGGAATGGTGCGCGCAGGAGGGGGTACGCTTCATCTACGCCTCATCCGCCGCAACCTATGGCGCGGCGGACAGGGTGGAACAGTTCAGCGATGACCCGGCAGGCCTTGACCGGCTCAGCCCGCTCAACCTTTATGGCTGGTCCAAGCAGGCGTTTGACCTGGGTCTGCTGCGCCGTCTGGATAAAGGCGAGCTGCCCGGCCTGTCATGGGCGGGGCTGAAGTTCTTCAATGTGTATGGACCCAACGAGTACCACAAGGGGAACATGATCTCGGTGGTCAGGGTCAAGTATGACGAGGCCCGCGCGGGCCAGCCCCTGCGCCTGTTCCGCTCCGACGTGCCGGGCCTGGCCGACGGGGCGCAGGCGCGTGACTTCATATGGGTGGGTGACGTGGTGGATGTCATGCTCTGGCTGCTGGAGCACGGGCATGTGACCGGACTGTTCAACTGCGGCACGGGCATTGCCCGCACCTATGCCGACCTGGCCCATGCGGTGTGCGATGCCGCCGGTGTTGCCCGCCAGATCGAATTCATCGACATGCCACAGGTCCTGCGCGGGCAGTACCAGTCCTTTACCTGTGCGGACATGCGCAGGCTGCGGGCTGCGGGCTATACCCGCCCCTTCACCACGCTGGAAGACGGGGTGCGCCATTACGTGCAGGACTATCTTGCCCGTCCCGACCCCTATCTCTAGGCATCGCGCCCGGTGCCGCCGCAACCATGAGACAATGAAAGTGGGCCGATGCTGCCTGTCCTGATCTTTCCGCAGTTCGATCCGGTAATGGTCCATTTCGGGCCGTTCGTCATCCGCTGGTACGCCATGGCCTATATCGTGGCACTGGTGGCGGGATGGCGGATCGCGCGCCACCTGGTGGCCCTGCCGCCGCGGGCGGCGACCACGGTGCAGGTGGATGACTTCCTGACATGGGCGACGCTGGGCGTGGTGCTGGGGGGGCGGCTTGGCTATATCCTGTTCTACCAGCCGGGCTATTACTTGGCCCATCCGCTCAATATCCTGCAGGTCTGGCATGGCGGCATGTCGTTCCATGGCGGGGCGGCGGGCGTGATCATTGCGCTGATCGTGTTCACGCGGCTCAACGGGCTGAGCTTCCTCGCCTTTTCCGACCGGATCACCACGGTGGTGCCCATCGGGCTGGGGCTGGGGCGTATCGCCAACTTCATCAATGGCGAACTGTGGGGGCGGCCCGCGCCATCCTCCCTGCCATGGGCCATGATCTTTCCCGATGCGGGGCCGGAACCGCGCCATCCCTCTGAACTGTATGAGGCCTTTGCCGAAGGGCTGGTCCTGTTCACCGTGCTGTGGTGCGTCTCGCGCAGCCTGCGCGTGCGCCAGCATCCCGGCTTCATCGCGGGACTGTTCCTGTTCGGCTATGCCGTGGCGCGCACGGTGTGCGAATGCTTCCGCGAACCCGATGCCTTCATCGGCTTCCTGCCCTTTGGCGTGACCATGGGGCAGGTGCTGTGCGTGCCCATGGCCATCGGGGGGCTGGGGCTCATGCTCAATGCATGGATGCGGCCCGCGCGCACATCCGTCATGGCCGAGCCGGAGGCACCGGATGGCGGAACAGCGCGGTGAATGACGCGGGCGAACGCCTGGACCATTTCATGGCCCGGGCGAATGCCGCCTATTACGCGGGATGTGACCCGTTTGCCGATTTCATTACTTCGCCTGAAATATCACAGATGTTCGGCGAACTGCTGGGGGCATGGGTTGCCGTTGTGTGGGGGCAGCTTGGCCGTCCGGACCCGTTCATGCTGGTGGAGGCGGGACCGGGCCGTGGCACGCTCATGGCCGATGCGCTGCGCCTCGTGCGCCGTGTCGCGCCTGCCTGCCACCGGGCGGCGCGCCTGCACCTGATCGAGACCTCGCCCCGCCTGCGCGGCGTGCAGGCGCGCGCGCTGCAGGGGGCGACTGCCGTTCCCGCCTGCTGGCATGACAGTCTGGCCACCGTGCCGGATGGCCCGATGGTGCTGCTGGCCAACGAATTCCTGGATGCGCTGCCGGTCCGCCAGTTCATAAGGCGGGCAGGGGGCTGGGATGAGCATTTTGTGCGGCACGGCGCATTCAGGCGCGTGCCCGCGTCTTTTCCGCCCGACCATCCCGCCCGCACGCGCCCGGTGCCGGAGGGCGGCGTGCTGGAAACCTGCCAGCCGGCGCTGGAGTTCACGCAGGCCCTTGCCGTACGGCTGCGGCGCTGGCCGGGTGCCGCGCTGCTGGTTGATTATGGCTACGATGCCCCAGCATGGGGGGACAGCCTGCAGGCCCTGCGTAACGGCCACCCGGCCGATCCGCTGTGCGACCCCGGCATGGCGGACCTGACCGCGCATGTCGATTTCCGTTCCATCGCGGATGCGGCGTGCACCGTGGATGTATGGGGCAGCGTGCCGCAGGGTCGGTTCCTGTCGGCACTGGGGCTTGCGGCCCGCTGCGCGCAGCTTGAGCGTGCGGCCCCGAAGCAGGCGGGCGAGATCAGGGCGGCGGCGGCAAGGCTTGCGGCGCCGGAGCGCATGGGTCAGTTTTTTCGCGTGCTCGGACTTTCGGCGGGGGTAACGGGCGACCTGCCGGGTTTTGCGGGCAGGCGTACCGACGACGCAACGGCCAACAGGGAAACATGACAGATGACGGACAGCGCCATTACGGATGCACAGGTCGTGCGTGCGCCATTTCTTGCCGCGACCCGGCATGGCTTCTTTACCCGGCAGGGGGGTGTTTCCACCGGGCCTTATGCCAGCCTGAACTGTTCCACCCGCTCGGCCGATGCGGCCGGGGCCGTGCGTGAGAACCGCCGTCGTGTCGCGCATCATGTCGGTGTGCGACCCGAGCACCTGCTGGGTCTTACGCAGGTGCATGGCGACCACACCATTACCGTCACCACCCCATGGGCCGAGGGTGCCGGACCAGAGGGTGACGGGCTGGTGACCAGCCGCCCCGGCCTTGCGCTCGGGGTGATTACCGCCGATTGCGCGCCCATCCTGTTCAGCAATGCACGGGGCACGGTGGTGGGGGCCGCGCATGCGGGCTGGCGCGGGGCCTGTGGGGGCATTATGGAATCGGTCGTGGCCGCCATGGGTGCGCTGGGCTGCGCGGCAGGTGACATCAGCGCGGTGGTCGGCCCGTGCATTGCCCCCCGGAGTTATGAGGTGGGTCCGGACATGCGGGACGCGGTGCTGGCGTGCGATGCATCCGCCACGGACTTTTTTGTGCCAGCCGCGCGGCAGGGGCATTTCATGTTCGACCTGCCGGGTTACTGCGTGGCGCGGCTGGAACGGTGCGGGGTCGGGCGCGCCATGGCGGTGGGACTTGATACGCTGCACGATGAAGCCCGGTTTTTCAGCCATCGCCGCCGCACGCTGGCAGGTGGCGGCCCGATCGGCCACCAGATTTCCGTTATTGCCTGCCGGGGGCTATAGATAGGTTCATGATGTCAGAAGTTTTTGCCCGGCGGCTGGTCATGATGTCAGCCATCGTAGCACTGGGTGGCTGCGTCAGCATGCCGCAGCCTTTCCGCCATAATGGTGCGAATGGTGTGGTCCAGGCCCCGACCGCGCGGCTGGCCGTGCCGGTATCTGACGTATCGGGCACGGATGCGGCGGGTGCGCAGGCCTGGCAGCATGCCATGGTCGATTCCCTGGTGGCGCAGTCCGTGCCCGCCATGGGCCAGCCCGTCCGCCCCGGTGACTGGTGGCTGAAGATGACGGCCGCCGCCAGCAATGGCACGGTCGTGCCGACCTATGCCGTCATAACCCCCAAGGGCGAGGAACGGGGCCACATGGATGGCGCCCCCGTTCCCGCCGTGCAGTGGCAGGCGGTTGACGGGCAGGCCGTTACCCGTTCGGCGCAGATGGCGGCCCCCGGTGTTGCGGAACTGCTGACCGGCATCCAGGCCGCGCAGATGCAGAAGGACCCCAACAGCCTCAAGAACCGCCCGGCCCATGTGTATTTTGCAGGCGTGCAGGGCGCACCGGGCGATGGCGACCGTGCCCTGGCGCGCGCCTTCATCGCCGCCTTCCCCGATGCGCATGAGGATATCCGCCATACCGCCACGGGGGCCGACTACACCGTGCGCTGCACCGTCGTGCTCAATGACGCGGTCACCACGACATCATTGAACCGGCAGCAGCATATCGTGCTGACATGGCAGGTGGTCGACGCACAGGGCAAGGAAGCGGGCGCCGCCACCCAGATCCATGACATCAAGGCCCATTCGCTCGACCAGAAATGGGGCGATGTCGCGGTAGCGGCAGCCGATGAGGCGGCGGGCGCCGCCCGGCAGATCATCACGCGCTATTCCGGTCGGGCAAACATGCCGCTGGCGGCGGATGGCACGCTGGCACCCCGGCAGGCCACCGCTCCATCGCAGCCAGCCGTTGCCAGTACGGCTGCGGCTGGCGGGCAACAGGCCGTGCCGCCCGCCACGCAGAAGCCTGCTGCCAGCCCGCCCGTGACCCAGCCCGCCCCGGTTGCCATGACCGCCGCAGCACCCGCGCCCGCAGCCCCGGTTCCGACCGTGTCCCCCGTGGCCACGCCCGCACGCGCCGTGGCGGCCCCCGCGCCAGCGCCCACCCCCGTAATGGCGGCAGGCCCTGCCGTCACCCGGGCTGCCCCCATTGTTCCGGCCGTGGTGCCGGCCGCGTCCGTTCCGGTGGTGACGCCCGCTGCCGTGGCCACCTCCACGCCCCGGCCCCGACCGGCTGCCACGGCGGCGCCTGCCGCGCGTCAGTCCGCGCAATGGCCCCCCATGCCCAGCGCGGCGGCCCCCGCCACGCCGCCGGATGCGGGCACGCATGAAGTCCATGGCACACCCGTGGCCGCCACGCCGCCCGCCGCAACGCCGGCCATGCCGGTGCGGCCCTTCCCCGGCGTGACCCTGCCGCCGCTGCGTGCCGGTGTGACGGATCAGCAACGACGGGCTGATGTGCGGTCGCCGCCCGGCATAGACAGGTGACAGGCCATGTGCGGGTTGTTAGAAGGCGGCACATAAAGAGCAGGGGCGCGGAAAAAACAGGCGCCCCGTCGCCTGCATCGCCGCCCGGGAGCGCCACACGATGAAGATTGTCGCCTGTAACAGCAACCTGCCTCTTGCCGAAAAAGTTGCGATGGAGCTGGGGCTGCCGCTTTGCAATGCGACCGTGCGGCGTTTTGCCGATATGGAGATCTTTGTCGAGATCCATGAGAACGTGCGTGGCGAGGATGTATTCGTCATCCAGAGCACCTGTTCCCCCACCAATGACAACCTGATGGAACTGCTGATCATGCTCGACGCGCTGCGTCGTGGCTCGGCACGGCGCATCACGGCGGTCATGCCGTATTTCGGCTATGCCCGGCAGGACCGCAAATCCGGTCCCCGCACGCCCATCAGCGCCAAGCTGGTCGCCAACATCCTGGTGGAAGCGGGTGCGAACCGGGTGCTGACCATGGACCTGCATGCCATGCAGATACAGGGCTTTTTCGATATTCCGGTCGACAACCTGTACGCGGCCCCGCTGTTCACCCGTGACATCCGTGGCCGCATGAAGCTGCAGGGCGAGCCCCCGCTGCCCTATGAAGCACCGCCGATGGACATTCCCGGTGGTCCCCACAATCTCATGATCGTCTCGCCCGATGTGGGGGGCGTGGTGCGCGCGCGCCAGCTGGCGCAGCGGCTGAATGTCGATCTTGCCATCATCGACAAGCGGCGCGAGCGCGCCGGCGTGTCCGAAGTCATGAACGTGATCGGTGACGTACGCGGCCGCTACTGCATTCTGGTCGATGATATTGTCGATAGTGGCGGTTCGCTGTGCAACGCGGCGGAAGCGCTGATGAAGCATGGGGCCGCGGCGGTGGAAGCCTATGTGACCCACGGCGTGCTGACCGGCAGCGCCGTCAGTCGCATCGGCCAGTCGCCGCTGGGCATGCTGACGCTGACCGACAGCATCAAGGCGACCGAAGCGGTGGAGGAATCGGCCAATATCCGCCAGATCAGCACGGCGGCCCTGATCTCGCGCGCCATGCAGGCCATTTCGGATGAAAGTTCGGTTTCCTCGCTGTTTGACTGATGGTGGCATTGACCCTGGCCGTGGCCCGGCGTTACCCCCGGAGAGCTGTATCGAAAAGGAACGCCCGATGACCGACCTGATTTCCCGGCCCTACTGGTATCTGCGCCATGGGGAGACCGACTGGAATGCACAGGGCCGCTCACAGGGGCGCACGGATATCCCGCTCAATGCCACCGGTGTCGCGCAGGCGGAGGCGGCGGGGCTGCTTCTGGCGCGGCACTGGCGCGACCATGCGCCGATCGTGCGCATCGTGTCCTCGCCGCTGATACGCGCGCGCCGCACGGCCGAGATCGTGGCCGACCAGCTTGCCGCCCACGGTGCCCCCCGCTTCGGGGTGGCGCTGGATGACGGACTGAAGGAAGTCTGCTTCGGCGACGAGGAAGGCAAGCCGATGGGCACGTGGTACGACAGCTGGATTGCAGGCGAGTACACCCCCACCAATGGCGAAAGCTTTGCCGACCTGCGCGAACGCGCGGTCTCGGCTGTCAATCGTGCGCTGGAGCATGAGGGCGTGCCGCTGATCGTCTGCCATGGCGCCATGTTCCGTGCCCTGCGTGCGGCCATGCATCTCAAGCCCAACGTGCGCCTGCCCAATGCCACGCCGATGTGGGCCGAACCGGGGTCCACGCCGGTATGGAGCCTGAGCGCGCTTTCCTGAAAAAACGGGCCTGAAAAACGGGCGCAGGCGGGCAGGGTGATTGCATCGGGCGCGGTTTTCCGTTAAAGGCCGCGCACGCGCTGGCACCCCTGGAGGCCCGCGCGCTTTTGTTTCAGGAGCAGACAAGTGACCAAATTCACGAAAATCGAAGTCTCTTCGCGCGCGAAGGCTGGTAAGGGGGCAGCGCGTGCAACGAGGCGTGCCGGGCTCGTGCCCGGTGTCATCTACGGTGCAGGCCAGGAACCCGTCCTGATCGCGCTCGACCCCCGTATCGTCCACCGCGAGCTGCACAAGTCCGGCTGGCGTTCGCGCATCTATGACATTTCGGTGGAAAAGGGCGCATCCGTGCATGCCCTGCTGCGCGAAGTGCAGCTGCACCCCGTGTCCGACGCGCCGATCCATGTCGACTACCAGCGCCTTGCCGCTGGCCACAAGGTGCATGTGGAAGTGGAAATCCGCTTCGAGGGCGAAGAAGTCTCCCCCGGTGTCAAGCGCGGTGGCGTGATGAACATTGTCCGCCACACGGTGGACGTTGTGGTCGATCCGGCCAGCATCCCCGAGTTCTTCACCGCCGACCTGTCCAAGCTCGACTTCCACGACAACGTGCGCTGGGAAGACCTGAAGGGCACGGAAAACGTGACCCCCGTGCTGCATGACAACAACTTCGTCATCGCCAACGTGGCACCGCCCAGCGTTGATGAAGACGCCGAAGCCGCCGAAGGCGAGGCAGCCGAGGGCTGATCCACCCCACCGCCCGGATACACGACAGGAGATGAACGATGCTGCTCTGGACCGGTCTTGGTAACCCCGAGCCGGGGATGAGCCGGAATCGTCACAATGTCGGGTTCATGGCGGTGGACCGGATTGCCGACCGCCACGGGTTTTCCCCGTGGCGCAGGCGCTTCCGTGGCGAGGTGGCCGAAGGCATGGTGGGGCGGCACAAGGTGCTGCTGCTCAAGCCCATGACCTACATG
This portion of the Komagataeibacter sp. FNDCF1 genome encodes:
- a CDS encoding accessory factor UbiK family protein, which translates into the protein MSDRPRILDDLAGVAGGAFSALAGVREEIGAIVRARVDETLGSLNLVRRDEFEVVREVATRARLAQAEMENRISRLEERVSDLEASLTAPAPRSGP
- a CDS encoding 50S ribosomal protein L25/general stress protein Ctc; the protein is MTKFTKIEVSSRAKAGKGAARATRRAGLVPGVIYGAGQEPVLIALDPRIVHRELHKSGWRSRIYDISVEKGASVHALLREVQLHPVSDAPIHVDYQRLAAGHKVHVEVEIRFEGEEVSPGVKRGGVMNIVRHTVDVVVDPASIPEFFTADLSKLDFHDNVRWEDLKGTENVTPVLHDNNFVIANVAPPSVDEDAEAAEGEAAEG
- the lgt gene encoding prolipoprotein diacylglyceryl transferase, whose amino-acid sequence is MLPVLIFPQFDPVMVHFGPFVIRWYAMAYIVALVAGWRIARHLVALPPRAATTVQVDDFLTWATLGVVLGGRLGYILFYQPGYYLAHPLNILQVWHGGMSFHGGAAGVIIALIVFTRLNGLSFLAFSDRITTVVPIGLGLGRIANFINGELWGRPAPSSLPWAMIFPDAGPEPRHPSELYEAFAEGLVLFTVLWCVSRSLRVRQHPGFIAGLFLFGYAVARTVCECFREPDAFIGFLPFGVTMGQVLCVPMAIGGLGLMLNAWMRPARTSVMAEPEAPDGGTAR
- a CDS encoding SAM-dependent methyltransferase, which encodes MNDAGERLDHFMARANAAYYAGCDPFADFITSPEISQMFGELLGAWVAVVWGQLGRPDPFMLVEAGPGRGTLMADALRLVRRVAPACHRAARLHLIETSPRLRGVQARALQGATAVPACWHDSLATVPDGPMVLLANEFLDALPVRQFIRRAGGWDEHFVRHGAFRRVPASFPPDHPARTRPVPEGGVLETCQPALEFTQALAVRLRRWPGAALLVDYGYDAPAWGDSLQALRNGHPADPLCDPGMADLTAHVDFRSIADAACTVDVWGSVPQGRFLSALGLAARCAQLERAAPKQAGEIRAAAARLAAPERMGQFFRVLGLSAGVTGDLPGFAGRRTDDATANRET
- the rfaD gene encoding ADP-glyceromanno-heptose 6-epimerase; this encodes MIVITGGAGFIGSCMQQALHARGVETVVVDWLGSAGKWRNLRHHAPCRIIAPEVLDGWLATRPDVSAVIHLGAISETTATDGDLVWRTNVDLSDRLAEWCAQEGVRFIYASSAATYGAADRVEQFSDDPAGLDRLSPLNLYGWSKQAFDLGLLRRLDKGELPGLSWAGLKFFNVYGPNEYHKGNMISVVRVKYDEARAGQPLRLFRSDVPGLADGAQARDFIWVGDVVDVMLWLLEHGHVTGLFNCGTGIARTYADLAHAVCDAAGVARQIEFIDMPQVLRGQYQSFTCADMRRLRAAGYTRPFTTLEDGVRHYVQDYLARPDPYL
- a CDS encoding histidine phosphatase family protein, coding for MTDLISRPYWYLRHGETDWNAQGRSQGRTDIPLNATGVAQAEAAGLLLARHWRDHAPIVRIVSSPLIRARRTAEIVADQLAAHGAPRFGVALDDGLKEVCFGDEEGKPMGTWYDSWIAGEYTPTNGESFADLRERAVSAVNRALEHEGVPLIVCHGAMFRALRAAMHLKPNVRLPNATPMWAEPGSTPVWSLSALS
- the proC gene encoding pyrroline-5-carboxylate reductase gives rise to the protein MDGMLPPILLVGCGNMGGAMLDGWLKEGLAPSFILDRHRPSVPAPHHLVRSMDEIPDTFHPGMIVLATKPQKVDAVMSAIAPFALRAPVLSVLAGRTVGALTDGLDKALPAGSPVPVVIRVMPNTPSSIGQGMSVCYAPTATAAQRSLCTRLMRAVGDVAWIEHEDQMDVVTAISGSGPAYVFLLAELLEQVGTMEGLPPALARQIARQTVAGAGALMLRSGVDAATLRRNVTSPGGTTQQALEVLMAPDAWPATLATAIRAAARRARELSGPSPVS
- a CDS encoding ribose-phosphate pyrophosphokinase; its protein translation is MKIVACNSNLPLAEKVAMELGLPLCNATVRRFADMEIFVEIHENVRGEDVFVIQSTCSPTNDNLMELLIMLDALRRGSARRITAVMPYFGYARQDRKSGPRTPISAKLVANILVEAGANRVLTMDLHAMQIQGFFDIPVDNLYAAPLFTRDIRGRMKLQGEPPLPYEAPPMDIPGGPHNLMIVSPDVGGVVRARQLAQRLNVDLAIIDKRRERAGVSEVMNVIGDVRGRYCILVDDIVDSGGSLCNAAEALMKHGAAAVEAYVTHGVLTGSAVSRIGQSPLGMLTLTDSIKATEAVEESANIRQISTAALISRAMQAISDESSVSSLFD
- the pgeF gene encoding peptidoglycan editing factor PgeF yields the protein MTDSAITDAQVVRAPFLAATRHGFFTRQGGVSTGPYASLNCSTRSADAAGAVRENRRRVAHHVGVRPEHLLGLTQVHGDHTITVTTPWAEGAGPEGDGLVTSRPGLALGVITADCAPILFSNARGTVVGAAHAGWRGACGGIMESVVAAMGALGCAAGDISAVVGPCIAPRSYEVGPDMRDAVLACDASATDFFVPAARQGHFMFDLPGYCVARLERCGVGRAMAVGLDTLHDEARFFSHRRRTLAGGGPIGHQISVIACRGL
- a CDS encoding YbjN domain-containing protein translates to MPALTQTTRTRNTNPLDLMEQIVGGYDWNFERRSDSEMAAEAPGKWCDYGLFFCWSEEVSAMHFTCTFDLKVPAEQRHNLFELVALANERLWIGHFGMDLEHGTPVFRHAVLLRGSRGASMESLEDMIDIALTECERFYPAFQFVLWGGKKPAEALEAAMLDCAGMA
- a CDS encoding TetR family transcriptional regulator: MDNDQFDATLLRSALERAASHGWRRTTVVDAARDAGLSLETARKRFACKTMVLLTLGRLADEAALVEDGSEGSVREKLFDMLMRRLDVFQQYREGVRAVLRAVPLDPPLALLLGGATVESMKWIADAAGLDTAGLAGAVRLQALLGVWTLTLRTWDRDDSQDMGLTMAALDQALDRAARFTGLGPATPQSTTAGTAHDTGTDPMVDLPLEPSA